From a single Vitis vinifera cultivar Pinot Noir 40024 chromosome 18, ASM3070453v1 genomic region:
- the LOC100255560 gene encoding LRR receptor-like serine/threonine-protein kinase GSO2: MRNSGEFPAQTNMTKCEQTTCVIFFLSCLLPLGLSQLSANQRATMFKLSELLKDATSSVWIVAQEPNPCGWKGVSCTSNNASITHLSLSDLSLTESGFLPLVCEIVSLEALDLSNNRLSSIPDGFITACGKIGGLKLLSFSRNRLVGALPTFNGFIGLQFLDFSYNSLSGNIGLQLDGLNELRTLNLSSNQFSGHVPTHLGKSRVLEHLLLSKNFFHGGIPKVIFDYHKLVLIDLSNNQLSGSLPARIGDLSKLKILILSSNNLSGEIPTNLSNIRTLSRFAANENNFNGNIPNGISRFLKILDLSYNKLSGSIPSDLMMQPKLQRVDLSYNLLGGSIPANMSSSLVRLRLGSNSLSGVIPSAKLGTLLKLTYLELENNSLSGSIPPELGSCQSLALLNLAMNNLAGRLPLELGSLNHLQVLKLQSNKLTGEIPDQITQIQSLLVLNISENLLSGGIPSSIWRLKSLTNLNLGGNRLLGSIPPSISRFNSLLELQLGRNQLSGHIPMMPSSLQIALNLSHNLFEGPIPNTLSRLSSLEVWDLSNNKFSGEIPIFLTLFRSMTQLLLSNNQLSGVIPKFGHWVAVDTSGNPRLVNTTSHPISTRKSQYKMKSVGSSVAVAVAVGTASLALGITMAILIAVSRSRRHGRVKSN, from the coding sequence ATGAGGAATTCAGGAGAGTTTCCAGCACAGACAAATATGACCAAGTGTGAGCAGACCACCTGCGTCATCTTCTTCCTCTCATGCCTTCTTCCTTTAGGGTTATCTCAGCTGTCTGCAAACCAGAGGGCCACCATGTTCAAGCTCTCTGAGCTTCTCAAAGACGCTACATCCTCTGTGTGGATTGTTGCACAAGAGCCAAACCCATGTGGATGGAAGGGAGTTTCATGCACCTCCAACAACGCCTCAATAACCCATCTTTCCCTCTCTGATTTGTCTCTTACTGAATCTGGTTTTCTTCCACTTGTTTGTGAGATTGTGTCTTTGGAAGCTCTTGACCTCTCCAACAACCGTTTGAGCTCAATCCCAGATGGGTTCATCACTGCTTGTGGGAAGATTGGTGGGTTGAAGCTGTTGAGTTTCAGTAGAAACAGGTTGGTTGGTGCTTTGCCTACTTTTAATGGCTTTATTGGGCTGCAGTTCTTGGATTTTTCTTACAATAGTTTGAGTGGAAACATTGGTTTACAGTTAGATGGATTGAATGAACTCAGAACTTTGAATCTGAGCTCTAACCAGTTCAGTGGCCATGTTCCTACCCACCTTGGAAAGTCCAGGGTATTGGAGCATCTTCTACTTTCCAAGAATTTTTTTCATGGGGGAATTCCGAAAGTAATCTTTGATTATCATAAGTTGGTTCTGATTGATCTCAGTAATAATCAGCTTTCTGGGTCTTTACCTGCAAGGATTGGAGACCTCTCCAAACTGAAAATATTGATTCTGTCATCCAATAATTTGAGTGGAGAAATCCCAACAAATCTTTCAAACATCAGAACTCTTTCAAGATTCGCAGCGaatgaaaacaatttcaatGGCAACATTCCCaatggaatttcaaggtttctCAAGATTTTGGATCTTAGTTATAATAAGTTAAGTGGGTCGATCCCATCTGACCTGATGATGCAGCCGAAACTACAGAGAGTGGACCTGTCTTACAATTTGTTGGGTGGGTCGATACCTGCAAACATGTCTTCAAGCTTGGTTAGGTTGAGATTGGGAAGCAATTCACTCAGCGGGGTAATCCCATCTGCAAAGCTGGGGACACTGCTGAAATTGACCTACTTGGAGCTGGAAAACAATAGTTTGTCGGGATCCATCCCTCCTGAATTGGGTTCCTGCCAGAGTTTAGCGCTGCTGAACCTGGCAATGAATAATTTGGCAGGTCGTCTGCCCCTGGAGTTGGGTAGCCTTAATCATCTTCAGGTTTTGAAGCTTCAGTCCAACAAACTGACTGGCGAGATCCCGGATCAGATAACCCAAATCCAAAGTTTGTTGGTGCTGAATATCAGTGAGAATTTGCTAAGTGGCGGAATCCCATCTTCTATTTGGAGGCTGAAGAGCCTTACCAACTTGAACTTAGGAGGGAACCGTCTTTTGGGGTCCATACCTCCATCAATCAGTCGCTTCAATTCTCTATTAGAACTTCAGCTGGGAAGGAATCAACTGAGTGGCCACATTCCAATGATGCCGAGCAGCTTGCAGATTGCCTTGAATCTCAGCCACAACCTCTTTGAAGGACCTATCCCAAACACTCTCTCTCGGTTGAGCAGTTTAGAAGTGTGGGATCTGTCGAACAACAAATTCTCAGGTGAGATTCCAATATTTCTGACGCTGTTTAGATCGATGACACAGTTGTTACTCTCAAATAATCAGCTTTCCGGAGTTATTCCCAAGTTTGGGCATTGGGTTGCTGTGGATACAAGTGGAAATCCAAGGCTAGTTAACACCACGTCACACCCTATCTCAACACGAAAATCGCAATATAAGATGAAGTCAGTGGGTTCGTCAGTTGCAGTTGCAGTTGCAGTGGGAACTGCTTCTCTTGCTCTCGGAATAACAATGGCGATTCTGATTGCAGTGTCTAGATCCAGACGCCATGGCAGGGTCAAAAGCAATTAG